From Desulfuromonas soudanensis, the proteins below share one genomic window:
- the rpsA gene encoding 30S ribosomal protein S1, whose amino-acid sequence MTDDKDQSADTSEDESFAELFEQSLSAAAPLEPGQKIQATILQIGKEWVFLDVGQKGEGVLDVRELQDAQGELTAAVGDRVGAYFLSRSGGELRFTTRIGGGATGTEQLEEAWRSAIPVDGRVEKEIKGGYEVRLPGAVRAFCPFSQLGLRRVENPEEVLGQTFPFKITQFSEQGRNVVVSHREILEEERRARRAELRQTLKEGDLVKGVVTSIRDFGAFVDIGAIEGLLPISEIGYGRVERVDEVLHVGQELELAVKSCDWDKERFSFSLRDTLADPWSKVGSTYREGATLTGTVSRLAPFGAFVTLEEGIDGLVHISRLGEGRHIKHPQEVLKVGQKLTVTIEKLDLQERRISLIPASAGEEGPSSFVEPGGAGMGTLADLLKGGANRKKRR is encoded by the coding sequence ATGACTGACGACAAGGACCAGAGTGCTGACACAAGCGAAGACGAGAGCTTTGCCGAACTCTTCGAGCAGAGCCTGAGTGCCGCCGCACCTCTGGAACCGGGACAGAAAATCCAGGCGACCATACTGCAGATCGGCAAGGAGTGGGTCTTTCTCGACGTCGGCCAGAAGGGTGAAGGGGTCCTCGACGTGCGCGAGCTGCAGGACGCCCAAGGGGAGTTGACGGCGGCCGTGGGCGACAGAGTCGGCGCCTACTTTCTCTCCCGTAGCGGAGGGGAACTGCGCTTCACGACCCGCATCGGCGGCGGCGCCACAGGGACGGAACAGCTGGAGGAAGCCTGGCGCAGCGCCATCCCCGTGGACGGCCGGGTCGAGAAGGAAATCAAGGGGGGGTACGAAGTGCGCCTCCCCGGGGCCGTCCGGGCCTTCTGCCCCTTTTCCCAGCTCGGCCTGAGGCGGGTCGAAAATCCCGAAGAGGTCCTCGGCCAGACCTTCCCCTTCAAAATCACCCAGTTCTCCGAACAGGGACGCAACGTCGTCGTCTCCCATCGGGAGATTCTCGAGGAGGAGCGGCGAGCCCGGCGCGCCGAACTGCGCCAGACCCTCAAGGAGGGGGATCTGGTCAAGGGGGTGGTGACCTCCATCCGCGACTTCGGCGCCTTCGTCGACATCGGCGCCATCGAGGGACTCCTGCCGATTTCGGAAATCGGCTACGGCCGCGTCGAAAGGGTCGACGAAGTGCTTCACGTCGGCCAGGAACTGGAATTGGCGGTCAAGAGCTGCGACTGGGACAAGGAGCGGTTTTCCTTCAGCTTGCGCGACACCCTGGCCGACCCCTGGAGCAAGGTCGGCTCGACCTATCGCGAAGGCGCCACCCTGACCGGGACCGTATCGCGCCTCGCCCCCTTCGGCGCCTTCGTCACCCTCGAAGAGGGGATCGACGGGCTGGTGCACATCTCCCGCCTCGGTGAGGGGCGCCACATCAAACATCCGCAGGAGGTCCTCAAGGTCGGCCAGAAACTGACGGTGACCATCGAAAAACTCGACCTTCAAGAGCGGCGCATCTCCCTGATACCGGCCAGCGCCGGCGAGGAGGGACCGAGCTCCTTCGTTGAGCCGGGCGGGGCGGGGATGGGAACGCTGGCCGACCTTCTCAAGGGAGGAGCGAACCGAAAAAAAAGGCGCTGA